A segment of the Capra hircus breed San Clemente chromosome 19, ASM170441v1, whole genome shotgun sequence genome:
AGCTGAGACTTTCACGGATGGTCTCCTTATCACAGCTTAGTCACTTCTCTCTGGAGCAGATGGCCTCAATTCTTGTTCCAGTTCCCTTAGTGGGCAGAAGACTGGAAAGGCCGGAGGGGAACATCACCCCTGCTTTGATCCCAAACCCTTCGGCAGCTTGGGTTTTTCCAACATCGCCACCAGTTCCTCCCAAAGGACTTCCTCTGCACTCTTGACCCTGACCAGCTCCTTACTGGGGCAAGGAACCAATGGAGGCTAGAAGTGACAAGGCCAGGGTTTCTGTGACAGCCAGCACTGAGGCTCCTTCAGTTGGGTGGGATGTTAAATCTCTCCAGTCTCTTCTGCCGCTTCTGTTTCTGCGGCTCCACTCCCCTTTCCCCCCACAGAGGTTTACAGCTTCTTTGGAGGGGATCATATGAGCCCATAGTCCCCTCAAACCTCACGTTTTGGGCAAATAGTCATTGGATGGTTGACCCGAGGGCTCACTCTCTTGGACTCAAGAGCTGCCAGGGAAACTCTGTCTCCCTACTGATGGTTCTCAGCCCTGGCTGTACATAGAACCACCTGCAAGGCTTTAAGGCCAACGCCTGTCCCCACCCCAGAGATTGTGGATCTGGACGCTGGGAGTTTGTGAGACTCCTGGGTGATTCTCAGGAGCTGACCAGGGTGACAGCCAGCAGGTTAGAGAGACCTGGGCACATTCCTAGGGGATAACTCTCGTCCAGAACCTGGGATGCAAATGACAGAAACAAAATAGGATGTTGATGCCTCATCTGGCCTTGAAGCCAGGGCTTGGCCTTGAGTTCAGGCCAGGGGGACACAGGTGCTCAAACCATAGCATCAGGACCTAGGTTCCTCCCTCTCTCAGCTCTGCCCTCACCTGCATCCTCAGCTGGGCTTTCCTCAGGGCACAGTCGGGGGCACCAGGGGCATCAGCGCCTCCAGGCCGCCTGCTCCCTACAGGGTCTCCTTCCAGCAGTCTAAAACTGACCCCTCAGAGGGCTGGGATCACAACACCTCCCTGACACCATTGTCTCCAACCTGCCAGACTCAGGCCAGACCCAGAGTGCTTCCCCAGGGGAAATCGAGGTGCAGgctctctgtcagagggaaggaaagggagtgGGTGTGAGAGGGGCAGAACAAAGTCCACTCCAGAGGTTCTGCCCCTgccccagagggatgagatgttCAGGTCAGGCATGTCAAGTGCTTAGAGCAGAGCGAGCAGCCCCCCTACCGCTGCCCCCAGCAACACGTGAGACCCAGGAGACGGGCATGGGCGTGCAGTGAAAGAGCCCACGGTCCCTGGATGCAGACAGAACCTGTCCACGCCGATCCTCTGCTCTTCTGACCGCTGACGCCTGctgcccttcctctcccctcccccagcacccaCCCCTGGCGCCGCCGCCTTGCTCTGTAACCGGAGCAGAATCAGCCAGACTACAGCCTTGGGCGGCTGCCATCCTCCCCACCACCATCCCAGCCGCCCCCAGTCAGAGCCAAgggcggggaggggagcaggAAGCCTTGGCAGCAGCCAACCCCAGAAGGAAACAGGGTCAGGTGGTTTCTCGAAATCGAAACTAGACTGAGCTTTCTGAAACGCTTCCTGGGACCAACCTGACACACTCTGTACTGGGAGGGTTTTTTTTGGGCTGGAGGTTCCTTTGCAAGTGGGAGGCCTTAGGACAGCCATCTGCAGGTGCCCCAGGCAGGTAAGCTGGTAACCTCTTCCTCTCAGGTGGGTGTCCCTCTCTTTATACAGTGTAATCTTACAGTGGCCAAGTCTCCCTGCCTGTGCTCAGTTAGGGATCTGATGCTCCTCCTGAAACCAGGGACCATCACTGCTGCTCCTGTGTCTCTCTGTCCATTTGGGCAGGTTGTTCACTGGTGCACAAGGAGACCACCCAAAGGGGCAAGCAGTTCAGCCGAGGCGCTCTCTCCGATCAGTGCTTTTCAGCtcaggctgttgctgctgctgctgctgctgctaagcagcttcagtcgtgtccaactctgtgcgaccccacagacggcagcccaccaggctcccctgtccctgggattctccaggcaagaacactggagtgggttaccatttccttcatgcacttcaatgcatgaaagtgaaaagtgaaagtgaagtcactcagtcgtgtctgactcctagcgaccccatggactgcagcctatcaggctccaccatccatgggattttccaggcaagagtactggagtgggttgccatttcagctCAGGCTGCACCTTTCCCCAATTTGCGCAAGAGTGTGGAATGGCCCCAGGCAGACAATTCTGCCCCATCTCTCCAATGAGTCAGGCAAAAACGGGTGGCCAGAGCCAGCCGAAGGGCAGTGACATTTGCATACCATGAGCCAAGTGCCTGATTGGCCATCTGCCTGGGACCCTGGGTTCGTGTCTCAGGGTGAGCAAAGCTGGTGGCCGCCACTCTCTGGGGAGTGCAGAGGGTGACAAGCTGTCCCCATGTGCCTAGGACCAAGGGTATGTCCCAGGACATGGGACTTCCAGTGCGAAAACCAGGACAGTTGGTGTGCTGGGTGGTTGGTCATCCTGGCCACTCGGCCATCAGTGTAATGAAGAGAGGGTGGCTGCTGGGCAGATTCCCCCACGGCCACTCACCACCCACAGCTCCCCAGCTGTGTGAGCAGAGCTGGCTACCCTTCCGGGCTTTAGCCCCCTCACTTGAAGGTGCGATCAACAAGGTCTTTCTCAAGGTCGTGATCAGGATTCCATGAGCCAGTGGTGTGAGCAGTCTGGTCCAGGGACTGTGTTCAGTGTCGGCAGACCCTCGTGCCTGGGAGCCCCCGGAGGGTCTGGTTACCAGGCCCTGACTCGAGGGGTGCAACAACAGCAGCCACAGCCCTGCTGGCTGGGCCCTGAGGCGGGGCGTGGGTGTCGCAAGGCCCTCTCTGGGCCAGAGCAGCAGGGGTCTCTGCACCCCCTCCATGCCCCTCTTCCCGCCTCACTGTGCTGGTATGCGGACatgaagggagggaggcaggtaAGGGGCAGGATGTGGGCGAAGAGAAAAAGCGAGCTGTGGGAATTACAGAGGCAAGACGCCCTGGCAAAAGCGGAGAGACTTGGGTACCCCCTGCTGCCCTTCCCCGGGGCTGGCTGTGTGGCCTTTGTGGTCCCCCGCCTCCTCCAGCCTCTGTTTCTTGGGGACACTGACCTCGTGGCAGTGCCAGGCCCAGAGTGTCCTCTCATCTCGTTCCCCTCCCCCAgtctccccccagccccacccagctgCCCAGGCAGAGGCCTGGCTCTTAGCCCTCAGCCCTctcccccgcccgccccgcgcccacccccagcccagtcTCTTCCCTGCTCTCCGTCCCCGTGTCACCCCTGCGCGGGTTTCTGTGGCCTCCTCCTGACACgtctccccaccctaccccccctCGTCCCCCTCCCTTCCAACCCTACCCACCCTCGTCCCCCCCCTTCCAGGTTCCACATGGTCCATTTCAAGCAATGTTCTTCGGCAGCTGCAGACCTCAGGGTACTCTTGCAGACTGGCCTGCCATCTGAGCCATCCCTGCCATCTCTCAGCCACCCTGAGCGGGCTCCCCCAGACCCCCCCAATCTTGGCTCTGcaccctctgcctcctccctccccgccctTCCCACCCATGCCCCCTGACAGTCACGCCCAGGGCCTAGCTTTCTGATATGGGCACCTTTCCGCCCCCCCCGACCCCACCTCGCCCCACTGTCCTCACTGCCCAGAGACACTCCCTTCATCTGGGAAAGTCTTCCTCATCCTTGGAGGACCACCTTCAGACGAGATGAGGGCCCCCGCTGGGACACCCAGAGCACCCTCCACAAGGAGGGCCCAAGGCCTGTCCAGCTCCACCCTCTCACTCCACTGCCTCCTTTCGCTGCAGGACAAGGGACTCCCAGGCAAGGCCATGGCCCCTCTACGGCTCGTCTGGATGTGGCTGCTGGTCGCGGGGACTCAAGGTGAGCTGAGCCCCTGGAATCCTGAGAGCAGCAGTCTTTGACCTTGCTCTGCAAGGTCTGCCCCTTCCCCTTGCAGAAAGTCAAGGCGGTGTTCTGCCTGGTGCCTGGGTTACAGGGGCCAGCCCGGGTCTTCGCTCCTGTGTGAAGCCCTGGCTGCCCCCACTCATGGCTTGGAGATTTGGAGAGGAGGCCAGGGGGCTCCATTCTCATCCAGCCGGAACCAGAGGGACCAGGCAGGAGGGGCTCACAGAATGGCTGAGCCCCGAGGGGCCTGGGGTCAGTGCCCTTTGGACAGTCAGCTTCCAGAGTCCTGAACACCTGTCCTCACGCTCTTCACACTCAGAGGCCCTTCCTCttcccagtgaccccatggaaggGCTGTTACACCCCATCTGAGAAGTGCCCTTTGACCTGGCACCCGGCTCCTGCCTGACACTGTTGGCTCCAGCAGGGGCTAaggtggggctgggtggggaggtCAGCGGGCTGAGTCCCAGAAGTCCCAGGAGAACCAGTCTCCTGGTCTGGCATACTCTTCCTGTGTTTCCAGGGCGCTCTAGACCTTTGCCCCCAGGCCTTCCCAAACATCTCTCCCAGCACTCCTTGCCATGGTGCCCAGGCTGCACCCCAGGCCCCAGACACCCACAGGTGGGGCCGGTGTGGGCCTATTTTTCCCCTGGGGTCCTGCCACTCCACTCTCAGGTGGCACCAAGCGCCCCCCTGGCCCTTCTCTATCAATGGCATGAAGGACTCAGACCCCAAGGACTAGAAAGGGGACATCTCCCTCAGTGTGTGTATGGAGGGGGGTGTCTATGTGTATTTTTCACTCCTCCCAGGGGGTGATCCCCTCGAGGATGGATGGGGTGTTCAAAGCTAAGGTCCAGGGTTCACCCCTCTTGGGGAGAACTCTACCGCCCCCACGAGAGCCCATGGCCCCCAGGAGTGTGGGGTGGCCATGCTTCCGCCCAGGGATGAAGGCCCAGCACCCAGCTTCCATTCTTGCTGACCTCTGCTCTCCCTTGAGAGCCCACAGGCGTGAAAGACGGTGACATGCGGCTGGCCGATGGGGGCTCCTCCAACGAGGGCCGCGTGGAGATCTACTACAGCGGCCAGTGGGGGACGGTGTGTGAGAACATGTGGGACCTGACAGACGCCAGCGTCGTCTGCCGAGCCCTGGGCTTCCGGAACGCCACCGAGGCTCTGGGCGGGGCCGCCTTCGGGCCAGGTAACCCACGGGTCCCCCAGAGCAGGACGCGCTGCCAAGGAACCAGGCCCAGGAAAGGGTCATACCCAAGGCGTGCAAATGGCATTCCCACCACTGGCAAAGGTTTCCAAGGGGTAGGAGCCCTGCGCTGGCCAAGAGCTGGCAGCCCAGCCTGCACTCACACTTGCCTGGCGACTGTTCCCTCCAGCCCAGAAACTCCACTCCGGACTTTACCTTCTTGAAACAGTTTCCCCCTAAAAGAAAAGTCTGTGTGCAGTGCCTATGATTCtgaaaaaatgagaaatcatCCACGTATTCAGCCACAGGAGTAGATGCATAAGTTACGCAATAATTGTTTGACATCTACAAAGCCAACTGACTGGGTTGAACAAGGCTAGTTCatggtacagagtttcagtaaTAGATCTGGACCCATGCTCGAGTAGTCACACGAGAGTACCGGGTGAAAGCATGTGCCCACGTGGACCCACGCTGGGGGGGACGTCACCAACCAGGGGCTGCTTTACTGGGAGGCAGGATTGCAGAGTGCTTTTCTCCATCTCTGTGCGTAACCGCGACTGTCCTTTACTAGGCTTCTTGGGGAAGCAGCACTGTTGGGAGGGCCTTCCTCCCAGGGCCGAGAGCTCCAGCTCCCCCTCCAGGCTCTGTCATCCTTGCTGTGCTTCCAGGACACGGCCCTATCATGCTGGACGAGGTGAGGTGCACGGGGACAGAGCCCTCACTGGCCAACTGCTCATCCCTGGGCTGGATGCGGAGCAACTGCAGACACAATGAGGACGCCAGCGTAATCTGCACCAACGGTGAGCCCCATCCTGGGCCCCAGAGGCCCGAGGCCTGGATCCCAGGGACGATGGTCAGGCCGGCTCCCCGGCTCCAAGTGAATCACACGCCTCCCTACGCGAAGGTTCGCAGGTGATGCCCGCTCTCCAGGAGGGGCGGGAAAGCCCGCAGTTCCTaccacagtaaagaatccccctgagaCAGGAAGCAGTTGTCACCGGGCAcagggaattgaacccatgtcctctgcactggaagtgtggagtcatAATCTCagtaccagcagggaagtcccggtcagggaactaggatcctgcatgccatgagtTACAGCCGAAAGAACCCAGTACTTGAGTGCTGAAAATTGCTAACTACCCTCcgagccttcagcaagtcataatctttttgcaatagtaacatcGAATATCACTGAGAATTGCCAAACCATGatgcagagacacaaagtgagcaaatgtcatcagaaaaaaaatagcaagacACTGTTGCAACCTTCAGTTTCTGAGAAACATGGCAACGCACAGCGAAGCGAGGTGCCTGTGCACCCCACGTCTGCACACTGCAGGCTCACCCCTTGAATCGGCAGCCTTCTGTTTCTGCTGGGAAAGGGGGTGCATCACCTCCAAACCAGGCTGGGAACTTCCAGGAGCTTCTCTAGGCCTCAGTCCCTTGTAGGAGGCTGCCAAGGACCCCAGAGCTCTAAACCACATTGCCGTGGGACACTCTTCAGACCAGACGAGGCAGGAGGTTCAGGTTTTAGACAGTCACATCTGGGTGATTGATTGACTGACTGATTGGGATAGGACCCCAAGTTCTGGAAGTCAGCCCCTCCAGATCCCCCCAAGATGTGCCATCTGAATGTTGGGGGGCAGGTGAGCTACAACATAGAGGTGTTTGATGGGGTGGGGCTCTGGGCCACGGGGGGCGACGGCACCCTGTGTTCCAGGGCTGTTCTTTCCTCATCTCCCCAGAAGCCTTTCTGAGTTGATAAGGCAGGATCCACAGTTTAAGGGAAGAATCTGACTCCGGGGAGCAAAACTCTGTGTTTTCGGGTCACAGAGGAAGCGAGTGCCGGGGCCCCTCCTAACATGCGTCCCCCTCCATAGAAACCAGAGGTGTCTACACCCTCGACCTATCCGGCGAGCTCCCCGCGGCTCTAGAGCAGATCTTTGAGAGCCAGAAGGGCTGTGACCTGTTCATCAGGGTGAAGGTGCGTGAGGAGGACGAGCTAGCCATCTGCGCCCACAAGCTGATCCTGTCCACCAACCCCGAGGCCCATGGCCTGTGGAAGGAGCCGGGCAGTAGGGTCACCATGGAGGTGGATGCTGAGTGTGTGCCCACCGTTAAGGACTTCATCAGGTGAGTGGCCTCGGGGCCGGGCCCAGGGACCGGGCAGCGTCCCTGCCAAAGGAAAACCCCAGGGACGAGGGACGCGACACCAACCGCAGCTGTGCTCACCTGAACACACGCGAGGGCAACCACATACGTGCTCTCTCACTTGTGCGCacgcacacatgctcacacacccacacatgtgtgcacactcaCTTTCACAGCCACGCGTCCTCACCTTCGCACACACATTCTTATGTATTCTTTCCACAGGGACTGTGAGAAATGGGTCAgccctcacacatacacacacacacacacacgcacaccacaccTGTCTCTCGGGTGTCATAAGCACCCAAAAAAAACTATCAAAGTCATTCTTCCTCTTTTCACCTCACTGATCTGCTCCTgcgaaagttttttttaaagaaacaggaatCCAAGTCTGCTGCCGGAAGAAAGTGGGGAGaaaattcccaggtggcaccgtcCAGGCGGCAGTCTAACCAGCGGGCCATCCACGCCGGGAGCCCATCTCCCAGTTGAGAGTGGCCCCCGAGGGGTCAGCCCCTTCCCCCGCAGACCATCCTGCTGGGGGGTCTCTATGTCACCACCTCGGGCGGGCTTCCCAGGGACTGGCGTTCTGGGAGCATCAACTTAAAGAGAGAACCAAGTGTATGAAAAGCCGTTCCCTCTCATGACCCAAAGTTGTAGCTAGCCGAAAGTGACATTTAAGAGGAAAGAGCAAATGGCagtttaaaaagattaaatggCGTCTTTTCAGCCGAGGATGAGAGCTTGGCCGCTGTCCTGTGCCCCTCCCAGCAGGGCTGAGGTCTGTGATGCGTCTGTGCCTGGTCCCAGCCTCTCGGCAGTCACCGCCCTCGGTCAGAGTCAGCGTTTCTCTGGACTGTCTAGCCATGTGCTCCAgcttgctctctctttctctctctgccttcctgtCTCTTTCTGCCTCTCACTCCGTCTCTATCTTCCCATTGCCCCGTATCTTTGTGTCTctcgctccctccctctctctctgtctctctccctcctctaagGCAGAGAGGCAGCAATGGGCCCCACCCAGGCCCTAGAGGGCCTCTGGAGACCCTTGTTCACTGCCTACACCACCCTCCactccccttccctctgcccggCAGCCCCCACGTGGTACGGATGACCATTTTGGTTCTCGAGTTCATATTCAGCAACAGAATCACAGGATGTACTGAGCACATCAGGGCAGAGCGGCAGGTGGGACGAGGACCGGCCCACCCTTGCTGCTGCCACTGGACTCTGTGGGGTCCCGGCTCCTTTCTGGGCACCCGAGGCTCTGTGTTCAAGTGATGGGGAAGCCAGCACGTCTGAGGCTCCCTGGAAGGCTCGTCATTCGAGAGAAGTGGTGGACAGAGTTTGGTTCTTTCCAAAGCAGAGCCccattcaccatctcccaggagaTGGCAGGGGCCATTGCCTGGCGTTTCCCCTCCCAGCAGTCTCCCTCCACACATGTCTTCATGAGCAAAGTGCCTCTTGGTGGCACACTGAGTTACACGGTGGGTGGCATAGACTGGGTGCCATCCACAGGGCTCACAGCTGGCAGGGATGGCAGACAGGAGGTGACCCATATGATGCCCATGTCATGGGGGCACCAGACAGGTGCTGGGGCAGAGGGGCACCCATGGGCACCCAGTGGGGAAATCAAGAGTTCTGCCCAGGAGTGTGAcaggggagggaagggcagaGCCCCGGATGGCCAGCGGGTCCTGGTGTCGGGGCCCAGCCCATGAAGATGACGGTGATGATGGAGGAGGTGGCGGGACCGTCCCCATCAGTGAGGACGAAGCAACATCCTCAGGGTGTCTGGGGTCCGCCCAGCTGCCTATGCACTTGGCTCTCGGCCCACATGAGCTTGGAATGGGGGTTGACTCAGGAGATAAGTCAGGGGGCTCCAAATGCCCCCTGAAATAGCTGGCACCCCGGGGATCAGCAGTCAGCCAGACACCTGCACCGGGGCACACCTGTCGTCCTTCGGGAGAAGGGGTGTAGCCAGGCATCAGCCTTCGTCTCCCCTCAGGTACCTCTACTCCCGGAGGATCGATGTGTCTCTGTCGTCAGTGAAGTGTTTGCACAAGCTCGCCTCTGCCTACCAGGCCGAGCAGCTGCAGAGCTACTGCGGGCACCTCTTTGCCATCCTCATCCCCCAGGACCCCTCTTTCCGGACACCCCTGGAGCTCTACGCCTATGCCCTGGCCACCCGGGACCCCGTGCTGGAGGAGATCTGCGTGCAGTTTCTGGCCTGGAACTTTGGGGCCCTGACGCAGGCCGAGGCCTGGCTGAGCGTCCCCCCGGGCCTGCTCCAAGACCTGCTCTCCAGGACCGAACTGGTGGTGCCCAGCGAGCTGGTCCTGCTGCGGGCTGTGGACGAGTGGAGCCGGGAGAGGAGCACCTCCCACAAGGAAGTGGAGGGCTTGGTGGAGAAGGTGCGGTTCCCCATGATGCCGCCCCGGGACCTCTTCTCGCTGCAGTTTAACCTGTCCCTGTACTGGAGTCACGAGGCGCTCCTCCAGAAGAAGATACTACAGGCCCTGGAGTTCCACACCGTGCCCTTCGAGCTGCTGGCTCAGTACTGGGGCCTGAACCTCACCGAGGACGCCTACCAGCCCCGGCTTTATACCTCGCCCACCTGGAGCGAGTCTGTGATGAGCTCCAGTTACAGCCCCTACCGGTCCTTCCAGACGCCGCAGCACCCCAGCTTCCTCTTCCAGGCCAGTTCCGTCTCCTGGTCTTTAGTCTACCTCCCCACCCTCCAGAGCTGCTGGAACTACGGGTTCTCGTGCTCCTCCGATGACCCCCCACTCCTGGCTCTCTCCAAGTCCAGCTACTCCAGTCCCACCATTGGCTATGAAAACCGGGCTCTGCTGCACTGTGAGGGGAGCTTTGTGGCAGACGTCATCGACTTCAAGGGCTGGAAGGCCCTGATCCCCAGTGCCCTGGGTACCAACAGCTCCAGGAGCACTTCCCTCTTCCCCTGCCCTGCAGGGTTCTTCAGCAGGTTCCAAGTCGTCATCCGTCCCTTCTACCTGACCAACTCCACGGGCATGGACTAGACTCGAGGCTGGAGGTCGGGGTGGGCAGGAGCCCAGAGGCTgggcacctccctcccctccacatCCTCTCTGCAGCCACCTCCAACCACCGGCCACCAGGTGGCCCCCCTGCTTCCCTTGATCTCTCTGAGCTTACGGAAATTACTGGAAGATTTCAGCTactgcagacttccctggtggctcagatggtaaagaatctgcccgcaatgtaggagacctgggttcaacccctgtgttgggaggatcccctggagaagggaatagcaacccactccagtattcttgcctggagaatcccatggacagaggagcctggcaggctacagtccacggagtcgcagagtcagagacaacttgctgcaaagagttggacacaactgagcgactaacacttccttccttccttcaactAGTGCACTCACAAGCTGAGAACTCCCACTTCAACTGCCCAGCTAATTTGTTGGGAAGCAATGAGATGTGAGCCAGGAGCTGTTGGGTTTCCTACCTGGCCTTTCACTTTCTCCACCCTCTGCTGTCCCTTATCTGAGATCATTAAAACTGTACTGTGGTTCCCCCAAGTTCTCTTGTTCACGCAGAATGGGCTGATGAGTCCATAGGGTGTTGAGACAGAGGATGATGTGCTAGGCCCTGGGATCCAGTAATGAGCCAGTGTGGTCCCTTTCCTGTGAAGCTGCTGCGGTCTCGTAGGTGAGACAGGCCATTACAAGTAAGCAAACACTTGGGGTGAGGACCAGCGGGAATAATGGGTGATGGAAACCAgaggaaggaaggtgggaggcaCGGGCTGGAGCTACTTTAGTGGTTCTCAGTGGAGAAATGAAGAGTGCGAGGCAGCAGGCGTCGGGGAAATGgcaggagggtgtgtgtgttcCAGGGAGGAGGATCAGCAGGTGATCGGAATCTTGGCCCCATCAATCTTCCCACTTGTGTACAGGGAAGGGGGCAGAGATTCTCGTCCCAGCATTGTTTGTAGAAGTGGAAATTTGCAAAGAACGTAGAAGGCCACCAATGGGGTGCTTGAGCACAAATAAAAGACACCCACAACGTGGAGGGTCAGGCAGAAGGGTATACGGAAAGGAGACTGGAGGACCCACGGAATCTAGGGCAAGACAAGGGAACCGGACCTGGGGTCCCACAGGGACATTGTGTTAGAATGccaccaccaggttctggtcgcTGGAGGCTGCCCCCGCCGCAAGCGGGGCAAGAATTCTAAACTGTCTCCGCTTCTTTGTGATACACACGCTCCAGGCACCAGGCCCCGGTGGAAGCATCTGGTTGGCCAGGCTCAGGCCACGTGCCCTTCCCCCTGGCCAGGGTCTGAGAGAACAAGCACCTGGACTGTTCTGGCCTTGAGAAGGGAGGCGGCACTGGACTCACCCAATGGGAGGGAGATCCAGAAGCTGGGCAGCCAGGACGGCAGCTGTCCCCACTACACACGCTTCTTCCCCTCTAGCCCTGCGGAAACAAGAGCAGGGACACACAAAGCCTGCCCCGCCTCCATGCAGCTTCACCCTTTCCCAGAAGGCGCCCCTAGCCCTGGCTCCCTCCCAGGGTCCAGGCCCACCATCTTGGGCACCTCTATGGTGGTCCTTTGACATCATAAAAATCTACCACTTTGTTTAAACCACACTGTTGACTGTGGCCATCACCGCCATCGGGGACCGTAGCTGGTAAAGGAAGACAGGAAATGTTGGTTATCAACGCGCTccagacacacacaggggagCGCCAGTCTCACTGAAGCAATGAGCCACAAACCCACAGCATCCTCCTCTCCTACCTGCTCCCTGGACCTCTGCCCAGAGCCAGCACCCCAGAAGTGAAGGTACAGGCCTGGTCAGGTAACCGGAACATTTGCTCCAGAGTGCTCCAGGCCCTGGTGGATCCAGACTATAGGGAAGCCTGCGGCCCCACTTTGAGCCATGGGATCAGCCGTGTGAGGACACGCCCAGGGAATCCCCGAGTTCCTTCCATCCTCCTTATGGGCGTTCAAGTGGCAATTTGTCCCCCTGACAGTCAGGGTCCAGCAGCCCAGGGTAGGCCTCCCACCTTCTTTCCTCACCCATCCCATTTGCCTGAACACATGAGTGGTCCCCTTGGTCGATGCTGGTCTCAGCTTCTGGCCAGCGGAGCCTGGAGGTGTCTGTTAGTGGAAACATTCCTTTCGTGGGTGTAGAAACTAAACCAGCAGAGTCCAGAGTTAGGGGGACCGGACGCAGAGCATCTGGCCCTGGGGCCTAATCTGTCCTGCTCGGCCACCACTGGCTCCCACACTAGGGGTGCAGGTCGGGGAGGGACTCCCACTGCCACAGACTGGAGCCCAGGGCCGGGTGTTTGTTTGGGGttgttctgttctgttctatTTGGCAGTAGATAATGAAAGAATGTATGAAGGAATCTGGAAGCTGGGCGGTTCCAGGATTGGCTAATGTGCTGTTGATGTCTTCAGACCCAGATCCCTCCGTCTTTCCTCACTGTTATCTGGAGCCTTGGGATCTGGCCTCGCCCTCCGCGCCATGGGCTACTCTTGCGACAGCAAATCCCTTGGCCTTGGCACCTGCATGCTCGGGGAGCAGCGGTCCAGCCGTCGCGCTGGTCGGTGAGTCCAGGGCTGGTAGCGCTAAGGCGGACTGATGGGTGGGGAGGACAACCCAAATCTAGTTAGTGTCGATCCCACGGATGGCAGGTGAGCTGCCTGCCTTGTGCTCTGACTCTAGGCTTTGGGTCACCACTAATGGGCCGCAGCAGCACCAAGTGCGGCAGGTGCCACCTCAGACGTCCAGAGGGGGTGCCCTCTTCTAAGTGGCCAGGGCCACCTGTCCTTGGCTGTGGCACAGTGAGACGGCAGGGTGCAGGCACAGAAGCAGTGAGCTGGCGCGGACAACAGCCGCATTCCAGGTGTTGGGCTATACCACTCTGCTCCGATCAGGCTGTGTCTGGAAAAACAGGAGGGCCCACTGGGATCTGCACCTGGGCTAGTTCAAGATAGCCTGCTAACCAAGCGTGTACAAGAGCCCACAAAATCTTTCCCGGGAGCTCTTGGTCACCTGGTTAATGGCCAGGAGGAAGATTGTCAGGACTT
Coding sequences within it:
- the LGALS3BP gene encoding galectin-3-binding protein isoform X2 — encoded protein: MAPLRLVWMWLLVAGTQGVKDGDMRLADGGSSNEGRVEIYYSGQWGTVCENMWDLTDASVVCRALGFRNATEALGGAAFGPGHGPIMLDEVRCTGTEPSLANCSSLGWMRSNCRHNEDASVICTNETRGVYTLDLSGELPAALEQIFESQKGCDLFIRVKVREEDELAICAHKLILSTNPEAHGLWKEPGSRVTMEVDAECVPTVKDFIRYLYSRRIDVSLSSVKCLHKLASAYQAEQLQSYCGHLFAILIPQDPSFRTPLELYAYALATRDPVLEEICVQFLAWNFGALTQAEAWLSVPPGLLQDLLSRTELVVPSELVLLRAVDEWSRERSTSHKEVEGLVEKVRFPMMPPRDLFSLQFNLSLYWSHEALLQKKILQALEFHTVPFELLAQYWGLNLTEDAYQPRLYTSPTWSESVMSSSYSPYRSFQTPQHPSFLFQASSVSWSLVYLPTLQSCWNYGFSCSSDDPPLLALSKSSYSSPTIGYENRALLHCEGSFVADVIDFKGWKALIPSALGTNSSRSTSLFPCPAGFFSRFQVVIRPFYLTNSTGMD
- the LGALS3BP gene encoding galectin-3-binding protein isoform X1 is translated as MAPLRLVWMWLLVAGTQEPTGVKDGDMRLADGGSSNEGRVEIYYSGQWGTVCENMWDLTDASVVCRALGFRNATEALGGAAFGPGHGPIMLDEVRCTGTEPSLANCSSLGWMRSNCRHNEDASVICTNETRGVYTLDLSGELPAALEQIFESQKGCDLFIRVKVREEDELAICAHKLILSTNPEAHGLWKEPGSRVTMEVDAECVPTVKDFIRYLYSRRIDVSLSSVKCLHKLASAYQAEQLQSYCGHLFAILIPQDPSFRTPLELYAYALATRDPVLEEICVQFLAWNFGALTQAEAWLSVPPGLLQDLLSRTELVVPSELVLLRAVDEWSRERSTSHKEVEGLVEKVRFPMMPPRDLFSLQFNLSLYWSHEALLQKKILQALEFHTVPFELLAQYWGLNLTEDAYQPRLYTSPTWSESVMSSSYSPYRSFQTPQHPSFLFQASSVSWSLVYLPTLQSCWNYGFSCSSDDPPLLALSKSSYSSPTIGYENRALLHCEGSFVADVIDFKGWKALIPSALGTNSSRSTSLFPCPAGFFSRFQVVIRPFYLTNSTGMD